Proteins from a genomic interval of Pseudodesulfovibrio nedwellii:
- the gap gene encoding type I glyceraldehyde-3-phosphate dehydrogenase — MATKIGLNGFGRIGRYLARLLAEENDLELVAVNARASNEDLAHLLKYDSVHGRFLDVEPTADGLMVCGKPVTVTRNAPGEWTWGDLGCDIVVESTGKFRDRENCQKMLDCGAKKVIISAPGQDPDVTVVMSVNDEVLKPEHNIISNASCTTNCLAPVAKVINDLFGIKHGIMNTVHSYTMSQRVLDGSHKDLRRARACAVNMVPTTTGAAKAVGLVIPELNGVLDGMAIRVPTPNVSLVDLVCELKKETTVEEVNAALKAASNESMGYTDEPLVSVDFMGSTFGGVVDSQLTRVMGGTQLKLIIWYDNEAGFTNQLLRLTKKVAGML, encoded by the coding sequence ATGGCAACGAAGATTGGTTTGAATGGATTTGGACGGATTGGACGGTATCTCGCTCGTCTGTTGGCGGAAGAGAATGATTTGGAATTGGTAGCCGTCAATGCTCGTGCTTCCAATGAGGACCTGGCCCATCTGCTCAAATATGATTCAGTGCATGGCCGTTTTCTCGATGTGGAACCCACGGCTGATGGGCTCATGGTTTGCGGAAAACCCGTTACTGTGACGCGTAATGCTCCCGGAGAATGGACTTGGGGTGACCTCGGTTGCGATATTGTGGTGGAGTCTACCGGTAAGTTCCGTGATCGTGAAAACTGCCAGAAGATGTTGGATTGTGGTGCCAAAAAAGTCATTATTTCCGCACCTGGTCAGGATCCCGATGTCACCGTCGTCATGAGCGTCAATGACGAGGTTCTCAAGCCCGAACATAATATTATTTCCAACGCATCCTGTACGACTAACTGCCTGGCCCCTGTCGCCAAGGTGATCAATGACCTGTTTGGTATCAAGCACGGCATTATGAACACGGTACATTCCTACACCATGAGCCAGCGTGTGCTGGATGGTTCTCATAAGGATCTGCGTCGTGCTCGTGCCTGTGCGGTGAACATGGTGCCGACCACGACCGGTGCAGCCAAGGCCGTTGGTTTGGTTATTCCCGAGCTCAACGGTGTTCTGGACGGTATGGCCATTCGTGTACCTACGCCGAACGTTTCTTTGGTGGATCTTGTTTGCGAATTGAAAAAAGAAACGACAGTTGAAGAAGTTAACGCAGCTCTCAAGGCTGCATCCAATGAATCCATGGGGTATACAGATGAACCCTTGGTTTCCGTGGACTTCATGGGATCAACATTTGGTGGTGTCGTCGATTCTCAGCTTACCCGTGTTATGGGTGGGACTCAGCTTAAGCTGATCATTTGGTATGATAACGAAGCCGGTTTTACTAATCAGCTTTTGCGTTTGACCAAAAAGGTTGCTGGAATGTTGTAA
- the surE gene encoding 5'/3'-nucleotidase SurE, with amino-acid sequence MNILLANDDGIQAVGLRALYFALKEAGHDVHVVAPVTEQSAVGHAVTLSMPIRVKEFKENGFVGQGVYGTPVDCVKLGLSTLLDETPDLVLSGINAGANVGVDILYSGTVSAATEGALMEIPAMAVSMDNFNPQDLSGQAQYCTELLGNIPWANLPRKCVLNLNFPNCPIDEAKKMIVCPHTRASYQDCYDTREDPRGRPYYWLDGAIPPERISADRDRALLTDGHVTLTPLHFDFTDNEALDLLKRNDL; translated from the coding sequence ATGAACATACTCCTTGCCAATGACGATGGTATTCAGGCCGTTGGGCTGCGAGCATTGTATTTTGCCTTGAAAGAAGCTGGACATGACGTTCATGTGGTGGCTCCGGTGACGGAACAGTCCGCAGTGGGCCACGCCGTGACGTTGTCTATGCCCATTCGTGTCAAGGAATTCAAGGAAAATGGTTTTGTGGGGCAGGGGGTTTATGGTACTCCGGTTGATTGCGTGAAGCTTGGATTGTCCACATTGCTTGACGAAACACCTGATCTTGTTTTGTCAGGTATTAATGCTGGTGCCAATGTTGGAGTAGATATTCTGTATTCCGGGACTGTTTCTGCCGCAACTGAGGGCGCTCTCATGGAAATTCCAGCCATGGCTGTGTCCATGGATAATTTTAATCCACAGGATTTGAGCGGGCAGGCTCAATATTGCACGGAACTTTTGGGAAATATCCCATGGGCTAATTTGCCGCGAAAGTGTGTGTTGAATTTAAATTTTCCTAATTGTCCCATTGATGAAGCAAAAAAAATGATCGTGTGTCCACATACCAGGGCATCCTATCAGGATTGCTATGACACACGAGAAGATCCGCGAGGCAGACCATATTATTGGCTTGATGGAGCCATTCCCCCGGAACGGATCAGTGCAGATCGTGATAGGGCTTTGCTCACCGATGGACATGTCACCCTGACACCATTGCATTTTGATTTTACCGATAATGAGGCTCTGGACTTGTTGAAAAGGAATGATTTATAA